A window of Enterobacter ludwigii genomic DNA:
GGGAAATTGTCTACGGGATCGGTGCGATCAAAGGCGTAGGTGAGGGGCCGATCGAAGCGATCATCGAAGCCCGTAACAACGGTGGTTATTTCCGTGAGCTGTTCGATCTTTGCGCCCGTACGGATACCAAAAAACTGAACCGCCGCGTGCTGGAAAAACTGATCATGTCTGGCGCGTTCGACAGGCTGGGGCCGCACCGTGCCGCACTGATGAACTCGCTCGGCGATGCGCTGAAAGCAGCTGATCAACATGCGAAAGCGGAAGCCATTGGCCAGGCGGATATGTTCGGTGTGTTGGCAGAAGAGCCAGAGCAGATCGAGCAGTCATACGCCAGCTGCCTGCCGTGGCCAGAACAGGTGGTGCTGGATGGCGAGCGTGAAACGTTAGGTTTGTACCTGACAGGACACCCGATCAACCAGTACATCAAAGAAATTGAGCGCTATGTCGGAGGCTACAGGCTGAAAGACATGCATCCGACAGAACGTGGTAAAATCACCACGGCTGCGGGGCTCGTGATTGCTGCAAGGGTAATGGTCACCAAGCGCGGCAATCGTATCGGCATCTGTACGCTGGATGACCGTTCCGGGCGTCTGGAGGTGATGTTGTTCACCGACGCGCTGGATAAATACCAGCAATTGCTGGAAAAAGACCGCATACTTATCGTCAGCGGACAGGTCAGCTTTGATGACTTCAGCGGGGGGCTTAAAATGACCGCCCGCGAAGTGATGGACATTGACGAAGCCCGGGAAAAATATGCTCGCGGGCTTGCTATCTCGCTGACGGACAGGCAAATTGATGACCAGCTTTTAAACCGACTCCGTCAGTCTCTGGAACCCCACCGCTCGGGGACAATTCCAGTACATCTCTACTATCAGAGGGCGGATGCACGTGCGCGGTTGCGCTTTGGTGCAACGTGGCGTGTCTCTCCGAGCGATCGTTTACTTAACGATCTCCGTGGCCTCATTGGTTCGGAGCAGGTGGAACTGGAGTTTGACTAATACAGGAATACTATGAGTCTGAATTTCCTTGATTTCGAACAGCCGATTGCTGAGCTGGAAGCGAAAATCGATTCTCTGACAGCGGTAAGCCGTCAGGATGAAAAACTGGATATTAACATCGACGAAGAAGTGCATCGTCTGCGCGAAAAAAGCGTAGAACTGACGCGCAAAATCTTTGCCGATCTCGGCGCATGGCAGATTGCCCAGCTGGCGCGTCACCCACAGCGTCCGTACACCCTGGATTATGTCCGCCTGGCGTTTGATGAATTTGACGAACTGGCCGGCGATCGCGCATACGCTGACGATAAAGCTATCGTCGGTGGTATTGCTCGTCTGGATGGACGCCCGGTGATGATCATTGGTCATCAGAAAGGTCGTGAAACCAAAGAGAAAATCCGTCGTAACTTTGGTATGCCTGCACCAGAAGGCTACCGTAAAGCTCTGCGTTTGATGGAGATGGCTGAGCGTTTCAACATGCCAATCATCACCTTTATCGACACGCCGGGTGCATACCCGGGTGTGGGCGCGGAAGAACGTGGCCAGTCTGAAGCTATCGCACGCAACCTGCGTGAGATGTCTCGCCTGAGCGTGCCGGTCATCTGTACCGTTATCGGTGAAGGTGGTTCCGGTGGTGCGCTGGCGATTGGCGTTGGCGATAAAGTTAACATGCTGCAATACAGCACCTATTCCGTTATCTCTCCGGAAGGCTGTGCGTCCATTCTGTGGAAAAGCGCCGACAAAGCGCCGCTGGCCGCAGAGGCGATGGGCATTATTGCTCCACGTCTGAAAGAGCTGAAGCTGATCGATACCGTTATCCCGGAACCTCTGGGTGGCGCGCATCGCAAGCCTGAAGTGATGGCGGCTTCCCTGAAAGCACAGCTGCTGGCAGACCTGGCAGACCTCGACGTGCTGAGTAAAGAAGATTTGCTGAACCGTCGTTATCAGCGTCTGATGACCTACGGTTACGCCTAAGATTCACAATTGTCTGAAAAGCCGCACAATGTTGCGGCTTTTTTTATACCTGCCGTTTACCTTAACTATGCTTAGCTAATATTTTTCAAGGAGGTAAACCGTGAACATTATTGCCATTATGGGGCCGCACGGCGTCTTTTATAAAGACGAGCCCATCAAGGAGCTGGAACAAACCCTGCAGTCGCGCGGGTACCAGCTGATCTGGCCACACAATAGCGCCGATCTGCTGAAATTTATTGAGCACAACCCGCGTATCTGCGGGGTAATCTTCGACTGGGATGAGTACGACCTCGAGCTGTGCAGCGATATCAACAAGCTGAACGAATATCTCCCGCTGTACGCGTTTATCAATACCCACTCGACGATGGATGTCAGCGCCCATGATATGCGTATGGCGCTGTGGTTCTTTGAATATTCGCTTGGCGTCGCGGACGATATTGCGACCCGTATTCAGCAGTACACGCGTGAATATCTCGATAACATCA
This region includes:
- the accA gene encoding acetyl-CoA carboxylase carboxyl transferase subunit alpha produces the protein MSLNFLDFEQPIAELEAKIDSLTAVSRQDEKLDINIDEEVHRLREKSVELTRKIFADLGAWQIAQLARHPQRPYTLDYVRLAFDEFDELAGDRAYADDKAIVGGIARLDGRPVMIIGHQKGRETKEKIRRNFGMPAPEGYRKALRLMEMAERFNMPIITFIDTPGAYPGVGAEERGQSEAIARNLREMSRLSVPVICTVIGEGGSGGALAIGVGDKVNMLQYSTYSVISPEGCASILWKSADKAPLAAEAMGIIAPRLKELKLIDTVIPEPLGGAHRKPEVMAASLKAQLLADLADLDVLSKEDLLNRRYQRLMTYGYA